The Eptesicus fuscus isolate TK198812 chromosome 17, DD_ASM_mEF_20220401, whole genome shotgun sequence genome has a window encoding:
- the DEPP1 gene encoding protein DEPP1 gives MRSRLLLSVARLPTIRESWEEVLPGGPRQEPLASPSLDDHRRSICQLAQPTSALTEAAARARPSRRPRQARAGEKSGPTGSLQDITTRFSGQQPPSTADPLGWLFGQPQEEQPGCRGLPRRTGPSADPWGPPREMESSTAGGCPRGKLYDARAPGRCPVGPLRDWHQGSRASRQPIRAAASPPSSRPSSVLRTLYLHLPVIHEL, from the coding sequence ATGAGGTCCCggctcctgctctccgtggcccgTCTGCCCACCATCcgggagagctgggaggaggtgcTGCCTGGGGGGCCCCGGCAGGAGCCCCTGGCTTCCCCGAGCCTGGATGACCACAGGAGGTCCATTTGTCAGCTGGCGCAGCCCACCTCAGCGCTGACCGAGGCTGCAGCCCGGGCCCGACCCAGCAGACGCCCCCGGCAAGCCCGGGCCGGCGAGAAGAGCGGCCCCACCGGGTCCCTCCAGGACATCACCACTCGCTTCAGCGGCCAGCAGCCCCCAAGCACTGCTGACCCCCTGGGCTGGCTCTTTGGGCAGCCCCAGGAAGAGCAGCCAGGATGCAGGGGCCTGCCAAGGAGGACTGGTCCCTCTGCGGACCCCTGGGGTCCTCCCAGAGAGATGGAGAGCAGCACGGCCGGGGGGTGCCCCAGAGGGAAGCTCTATGATGCCAGGGCACCGGGGCGCTGTCCGGTGGGACCGTTAAGGGACTGGCACCAGGGCTCCCGGGCTTCCCGGCAACCCATCCGGGCCGCAGCCTCCCCCCCAAGCTCGCGCCCCAGCAGCGTTCTCAGAACTCTCTATTTGCACCTCCCGGTGATCCATGAACTCTGA